A single Perca flavescens isolate YP-PL-M2 chromosome 2, PFLA_1.0, whole genome shotgun sequence DNA region contains:
- the LOC114573414 gene encoding putative claudin-24 yields the protein MEPSTQALELLGLLLCGGAWLCSLATTLMSCWLTLSTELLATETYELGLWQTCVVQELGVLECRPYDGLLGLPPDIQLARILMCVALATGLLALLLAIPGVHAINSCHGQVQDRRCKRALKMAGGVLSVVAGILGLVPVSYIAHLTVVRFFDESVPEVLPRWEFGDALFCGWTAGVLHLVAGTLLLTSCLCLQKEDCNTPGHVPLVRVGAQLGRPPIRTKSVYV from the coding sequence ATGGAGCCAAGcacccaggctctggaactgtTGGGGCTGCTGCTGTGCGGGGGGGCCTGGCTGTGCTCGCTGGCCACCACGCTGATGTCCTGCTGGCTGACGCTGTCCACCGAGCTGCTGGCCACCGAGACCTACGAGCTGGGGCTGTGGCAGACCTGCGTGGTGCAGGAGCTGGGCGTGCTGGAGTGCCGGCCGTACGACGGCCTGCTGGGCCTTCCTCCCGACATCCAGCTGGCCCGCATCCTCATGTGCGTGGCGCTGGCCACCGGGCTGCTGGCGCTGCTGCTGGCCATCCCCGGCGTGCACGCCATCAACAGCTGCCACGGCCAGGTGCAGGACCGTCGCTGCAAGAGGGCGCTAAAGATGGCTGGGGGGGTGCTGAGCGTGGTAGCCGGGATCCTGGGGCTGGTCCCGGTGTCCTACATCGCCCACCTCACGGTCGTACGCTTCTTCGACGAGTCGGTGCCCGAGGTGCTGCCGCGCTGGGAGTTCGGAGACGCTCTGTTCTGTGGCTGGACAGCGGGAGTTCTTCACCTGGTGGCCGGAACGCTGctgctgacttcctgtttgtgTTTGCAGAAGGAAGACTGTAACACACCTGGCCACGTCCCCCTGGTGAGGGTGGGGGCGCAGCTGGGACGACCCCCCATCAGGACCAAATCTGTGTACGTCTGA
- the tmem109 gene encoding voltage-gated monoatomic cation channel TMEM109 produces MFVHSDGRALSVLCVLSASLLLVSGEEVWESRSGIQELRTALVDLAVEGRTYLGRLAGEQTLLSVQKAFSQVLAVAAGAVSAALNVLFQNVSHILQAAGVQGVPVPRVSPDGLIFVTQWLLLALIGYWLISLVFGLVASALRRALWLLKVAVALLCFGLILSDRSVDTDTTAIRLAGLVCVCVLLGVGTGRGSAAADRTAQLEQQLKILERRLGDMERWSRTEE; encoded by the exons ATGTTTGTCCATTCAGATGGCAGAGCTTTGAGCGTGCTGTGTGTGCTCAGCGCCTCGCTGCTGCTTGTCTCGGGGGAGGAAGTGTGGGAGAGCCGCTCCGGGATCCAGGAGCTCCGGACAGCCCTGGTCGACCTGGCCGTGGAGGGGAGGACTTACCTGGGCAGGCTGGCCGGGGAGCAGACGCTGCTCTCGGTACAGAAG GCTTTCTCTCAGGTCCTGGCAGTTGCGGCGGGAGCTGTGTCCGCGGCTCTGAACGTGCTCTTCCAGAATGTTTCACACATCCTGCAGGCTGCCGGAGTCCAAG GTGTCCCCGTCCCCAGAGTGTCCCCAGACGGCCTGATCTTTGTGACCCAGTGGCTTCTCCTGGCTCTCATTGGCTACTGGCTGATCTCCCTTGTCTTCGGATTGGTTGCCTCGGCTCTGAGGCGGGCTCTGTGGCTGCTGAAAGTGGCCGTGGCGTTGCTGTGTTTTGGCCTGATCCTGAGCGACCGCAGCGTGGACACAGACACCACCGCCATCCGATTGGCTGGCCTGGTGTGCGTCTGCGTGCTATTGGGCGTGGGGACGGGGCGGGGCTCTGCGGCGGCTGATAGGACGGCTCAGCTGGAGCAACAGCTGAAGATCCTGGAGAGACGGCTCGGAGACATGGAGCGCTGGAGCAGGACGGAGGAGTGA